The Mycolicibacterium brumae DNA window ATCGAGTCGGCCTGGGTGAGCCCGACGAACTCCGCGGTCACCTTGTCCGCGTGCGCGGTGAACGTCAGCTTCTCGCACTCGGGGGAGAGCACCGCGCTCATCGGGGCGACCACCACCGGGGTGTTGCGCACGATGACGTTGAGGTTGTTGTTGATCCGCTCGATCAGCAGACCGCGGTCGACGGCTTTCGGGGCCTGCTTGGGCACCGTCGAGAGCAGCACCGAACGGGTCCCGGTCAGCCCGGCGGCCACCTCGCAGGGGACGCTGATCTCCAGGTCGGTGGCGACGTAGGAGATCAGCGGCGCGGTGACCGATGCCAGTTCGCCGCGCTGCGGCCAGTCCAGTTCCGCGGTGGTCTGTTTGACCGGCAGCAGCGGGGTGGCCAGCGCCAGCAACGTTCCGAGCACCCCGGCGACGACGGCGACCAGCTTCGCGGTGCGGTAGTCGCCGGACGGGGTGGTCACGGTGCTAGATGGTAATTCGCCGCCATCGCCGCGCATCAGGGACTCTGCCGGATTGCCAGGACGAACGGCCCGATCTCGGTCACCGCGAACTGCGGTTCGGCGAACAGCGCCGAGTCCAGCTCGACGGTGTAGCGGCGCACATTCGGCTGGTTGGGGTACACGTCCTCGGCCAGCCGCAGCGTGTAGGTGGCGTTCGAGCCGGTGCCGCCGCCGCGACGCATCAGGAACACCGTCGGCGCCTGCCACGGCAGCTCGTCCAGCGCGGCGGCGAACTTCTCCGGGGTGCGGATCTTGGACCAGTCCTTGATGGTCTGGGCGCGCGCGTCGAATTCCGCCAGCGGGTTGGCGTAATGGCTGGTCAGGCCCTGGAAACCGTAGTACGGGTAGAAGGCCAGGAAACCGTAGTCGGCGGTCATCACCACCGTCTGGTCCCGCGGTTTGCCGGTGGCTTCACCGATGGCGGCGTCGATCTCGGCGTAGTAGCGCTCCGCGCCCGGCGGGCGGCGGTCGGCGCGCTCGCCGTAGCCGTCGGTGTCGGTGTAGGCCACCGCCAGATCGGGTCGCAGCACGTGCGGGATGTCCTGGGAGAACGCCATGGCGCCGATGAAGCCGATCACGGTGGCCACCGGGATCAGCTTCGCGCCCCAGCGCCGGGCCGCGGACTGGGCGAGCTCGATGAACCCGAACCCGCCCGCGGCGGCCAGCAGCACCGTCAGGGTCGGCTGCAGCCGGAAACTCAGCAGCGTGGTGCCGGCCAGCGTGGTCAGCATGGACAGCAGCGACCACAGGTAGACCGAGGCGACGCCGATGGCCAGCGCACCCGCCCGGGTGGAGCTGCGGGCCCGGACGATCAGCCAGATCGTGCCGAGCATGCACAGCGCGCCGAGCAGAGAGAACTGCAGCATCGGGAAGCTGAGCACCGCGCCGTCGCCGGGCAGATAGTGCTGCGCGCTGCCGGTCCCTGACATCGGTTGCCGGCCGGCGGCCAGCAGGAACGGCGCCCAGGTGATCAGCGCGATCGGGATGGCGACGGCGGCCATCGCCAGCAACCGCAGCAGTGGGCCGACGCTACGGCGCGACGCCGCCAGCGCGAGCGCCATCACCGTCACCGTCAGCGCGGCCAGCCCTAGCAGTAGGGTGTAGAAGGTGGCGGTGACGCCCAGGAAGATCCCGGCGCCGACGAGGGCGGCGCGCCCGGAGTGAGTGGTCGCTCGCAGCCCGGCCCACGCCAGCACCAGCACCGGCGGCAGCAGCACCGTGATGATCGCGCTGTAGGGCTCCGGGGAGGCGTAGGCCAGCGTCGTCGCAGCCGTCGCTGTCGTGACCACCAGCGCGTACTCGAATCGGACCATCGCCGACCACAGCGCGAACGCCGCCGCCACCGCCATCGCGATGGAGGCGATCGCCCACGGCTTGTACATCTCCCAGCCGGGCGTGCCGGTCAGCGCCGCGGCGCGACCGCCCAACCAGAACCAGCCCGGCGGGTAGAACGGCGGCAG harbors:
- a CDS encoding galactan 5-O-arabinofuranosyltransferase; protein product: MRAGITGAGQLLAAALIAAVVAVVGLEAIGRVDWPAFPSSNQLHALITVAQFGCLAGLTAAGWLHRRGRTRLAWAAAVTFLSAFVVATLGMALGATRLYLFGVSVDQQFRTEYLTRLTDSPALSDMTYAGLPPFYPPGWFWLGGRAAALTGTPGWEMYKPWAIASIAMAVAAAFALWSAMVRFEYALVVTTATAATTLAYASPEPYSAIITVLLPPVLVLAWAGLRATTHSGRAALVGAGIFLGVTATFYTLLLGLAALTVTVMALALAASRRSVGPLLRLLAMAAVAIPIALITWAPFLLAAGRQPMSGTGSAQHYLPGDGAVLSFPMLQFSLLGALCMLGTIWLIVRARSSTRAGALAIGVASVYLWSLLSMLTTLAGTTLLSFRLQPTLTVLLAAAGGFGFIELAQSAARRWGAKLIPVATVIGFIGAMAFSQDIPHVLRPDLAVAYTDTDGYGERADRRPPGAERYYAEIDAAIGEATGKPRDQTVVMTADYGFLAFYPYYGFQGLTSHYANPLAEFDARAQTIKDWSKIRTPEKFAAALDELPWQAPTVFLMRRGGGTGSNATYTLRLAEDVYPNQPNVRRYTVELDSALFAEPQFAVTEIGPFVLAIRQSP